The Ketobacter alkanivorans genome includes the window TTTCGTCGCAGGGTTCAGTTGGAAGAGGGCATGTCCAGTTATCGCGTAGAGTATAACAAGCGCGGCTTTGAGGACATTTTCCGCAAACATAAAATCGAGGCGGTTATTCATCTGGGGCGTATGGGTCTCTATGAGTCCACCCATCGTAATCGTTACAACCACAATGTATTGGGCACTCAGCGGCTGCTGGATTTGTGTCACAAGTATGAAGTGAAGAAAGTGGTGGTGCTGTCTACGTATTTTGTTTATGGCGCCAGCCCCTACAACCCGGCGTTGTTGACCGAAGAGGCACCCTTGAAGGCCTCCGAACTGACCATGGACCTGGTGGATTCGGTTGAGCTGGAAAACCTGGCCAATATTTATCTGTGGAAGTATCCAGAGCTGAATATCACCATTCTGCGGCCCTGTAATATCGCCGGCCCCGGAGTGTTGAATTCATTGAGCCTGTTGCTGTCCAGTAGCATGGCTCCTGTGTTGATGGGCTTTTCGCCTATGATGCAGTTTATTCATGTCGAAGACATGGCGCACGGCGTTGTGTTGGCGTTCAAACAGAATAAGCCTGGGGTCTATAATGTGGCCGCCGACGATTGGGTTAGCTATCAGGAGGCGGTGACTCAGTGCGGGTGTCGCCGTATGCCCATTCCTTCGATTCCTGAAGGTTTGCCGCGCCTGATTAGTAAACGCATGAACTGGAAAGGCTGGCCGCCTTACCTGGTGAATTACTACAAATACCCCGTCATCATTGATGGCAGTTTGTTTAGTAAAACCTTTGGGTTTAAGCCCCATCGCAGCCTGGATGACATTTTCTCCTACTATCGGGAGAAAAAGGAAATGGGCATTCTATAGAGCGTTTGGTGCAGAGCAGTGAGTGCGATTGGGTGAGTGGTTGCACCCAATCGCGTTTATCGGGGGGGCGAACGATCAGTGAATCATGTTCCAGTCCATGTCTGGCGTGATGTTCAAGCGCTCATCCATGTAGATATTGGATTCCATGGCCAGTAACCGCACATAGCGATCAAAATACAGCAGCTGCTTCAGCAGTAGCGCAAATTCACGGGGGAAATGAATGCCATGGCGTTTGCCGATTCCCACTAAGTCCATCATCACTTTGTTAACTTCATGCTCGCTGACCGAGGCCATGTCACCTGCGCTCAGATCCACGTCGGGCATTACCCGATCCATTCTTGAGTAAAGATCCTCAATGTCCTGAGCCAGACGATCGGTGTTGACTTCTTCATCTGTCATGCCGATGCCCAGCATGGCCTCGGCCATTTCTCGGTAGTTTTCTTGGCCAATTGCATAGATGAACTTGGAGACGGACTCCCAGGTGCTGGGCTTGATACGGCCTACGATGCCGAAATCAATAAAGCCAACGCGGCCATCTTTCAGTACCAGTAGATTGCCTGCATGCACGTCGGCGTGGAATGAATCGCAGAACAGCAGACTGGAGAACCAGGTGTTCATGGCGGTGATCAATGTCGATTCGGAATCGTCCACAATATGCTGGATGCTTTCCAGATCGGTGAAAGGCACGCCGTAGAAACGCTCCATGGTCAGCACGCGCATGGTGGATGCCTGTTCGTACACTTTGGGGGCGGTGGCCTGGGTGTTGCCGGTTTCGTCCAGAAACTTGTGGAAATCCGCAATATTTTTGGCTTCCTGGTAGAAATCGCATTCGGCCAGCATGCCTTTCTGG containing:
- a CDS encoding SDR family oxidoreductase; translation: MIHKHKPEILVTGAGGSLAQYVINELKRDYHIVLVDFRRRVQLEEGMSSYRVEYNKRGFEDIFRKHKIEAVIHLGRMGLYESTHRNRYNHNVLGTQRLLDLCHKYEVKKVVVLSTYFVYGASPYNPALLTEEAPLKASELTMDLVDSVELENLANIYLWKYPELNITILRPCNIAGPGVLNSLSLLLSSSMAPVLMGFSPMMQFIHVEDMAHGVVLAFKQNKPGVYNVAADDWVSYQEAVTQCGCRRMPIPSIPEGLPRLISKRMNWKGWPPYLVNYYKYPVIIDGSLFSKTFGFKPHRSLDDIFSYYREKKEMGIL
- a CDS encoding ABC1 kinase family protein, yielding MATNKSGISKLSAGIKGAFRIGQTVRILAQTGADWLMGERPPAPILLRQTFERLGTTYIKLGQFIASSPSVFPDDYVAEFQLCLDKTTPVPFYTMKRVLEQELGKSLETVFAEFDPVPLASASIAQVYAAKLVSGEDVVVKVQKPGVENILLTDLNFLYVGARILEYFVPNLSMASLSAIVDEIQKGMLAECDFYQEAKNIADFHKFLDETGNTQATAPKVYEQASTMRVLTMERFYGVPFTDLESIQHIVDDSESTLITAMNTWFSSLLFCDSFHADVHAGNLLVLKDGRVGFIDFGIVGRIKPSTWESVSKFIYAIGQENYREMAEAMLGIGMTDEEVNTDRLAQDIEDLYSRMDRVMPDVDLSAGDMASVSEHEVNKVMMDLVGIGKRHGIHFPREFALLLKQLLYFDRYVRLLAMESNIYMDERLNITPDMDWNMIH